In Vigna unguiculata cultivar IT97K-499-35 chromosome 3, ASM411807v1, whole genome shotgun sequence, a single genomic region encodes these proteins:
- the LOC114179846 gene encoding histone deacetylase 6 has protein sequence MGMMEEESSNSNIEGGASLPSSGSDAKKRRVTYFYEPTIGDYYYGQGHPMKPHRIRMAHNLIVHYSLHRRMEINRPFPASPNDIRRFHSDDYVHFLSSVSPETLADTTFSRQLKRFNVGEDCPVFDGLFDFCQASAGGSIGAAVKLNRGDADIAINWAGGLHHAKKSEASGFCYVNDIVLGILELLKVHRRVLYVDIDVHHGDGVEEAFYTTDRVMTVSFHKFGDFFPGTGHIKDIGVGSGKNYAVNVPLNDGMDDENFRGLFRTVIHKVMEVYQPEAVVLQCGADSLSGDRLGCFNLSVKGHADCLRFLRSFNVPLMVLGGGGYTIRNVARCWCYETAVAVGVEPDNKLPYNEYYEYFGPDYTLYVDPSNMENLNTPKDMEKIRITLLEQISRLPHAPSVPFQTTPPTLEIPEEAEEDMDRRPKLRKWDGEDYDSDPDEGEKANSKFSSVTAHMRDIADDMEEEKPGVHSSSCC, from the exons ATGGGAATGATGGAAGAGGAGAGTAGCAACAGCAACATAGAAGGTGGAGCTTCGCTGCCATCGTCAGGTTCAGACGCCAAGAAGCGAAGAGTTACGTACTTTTACGAACCAACTATCGGCGATTACTACTACGGCCAGGGCCACCCAATGAAGCCGCACCGCATCCGCATGGCGCACAACCTTATCGTCCACTACTCCCTCCACCGCCGCATGGAGATTAACCGCCCTTTCCCAGCATCACCCAACGACATTCGCCGCTTTCACTCAGATGACTACGTCCACTTCCTCTCTTCCGTCTCTCCCGAGACCCTCGCCGACACCACCTTCTCGCGTCAACTCAAGCGCTTCAACGTCGGCGAGGACTGCCCTGTCTTCGATGGCCTCTTCGACTTCTGTCAGGCTTCCGCTGGCGGCTCCATCGGCGCCGCCGTCAAACTCAACCGCGGCGACGCCGACATCGCCATCAATTGGGCCGGCGGTCTCCACCACGCTAAGAAATCCGAAGCCTCTGGATTCTGTTACGTCAACGACATTGTTCTCGGTATCCTCGAGCTTCTTAAAGTTCACAGG CGAGTTCTGTATGTTGACATTGATGTTCACCATGGTGATGGGGTCGAGGAGGCCTTTTACACCACTGATAGAGTGATGACAGTCTCTTTTCACAAGTTTGGTGACTTTTTCCCTGGCACAGGGCATATCAAAGACATTGGGGTGGGCTCGGGAAAGAACTATGCTGTCAATGTCCCATTAAACGACGGAATGGATGATGAGAATTTTCGTGGTCTGTTTCGAACTGTCATTCATAAAGTCATGGAGGTTTATCAACCTGAGGCAGTTGTTCTTCAATGTGGAGCTGATTCATTGTCTGGTGACAGGTTGGGTTGCTTCAACTTGTCTGTCAAAGGTCACGCAGATTGCCTTCGATTCCTTAGATCTTTCAATGTTCCTTTAATGGTTTTGGGTGGTGGTGGATATACAATTCGGAATGTTGCCCGCTGTTGGTGTTATGAG aCAGCAGTGGCAGTAGGAGTGGAGCCTGACAATAAGTTGCCTTATAATgaatattatgaatattttggtCCAGATTATACTCTCTATGTCGATCCAAGCAACATGGAGAACCTAAACACACCCAAGGATATGGAAAAAATAAG GATCACACTGCTAGAACAGATTTCCCGACTTCCCCATGCTCCCAGTGTACCTTTTCAGACAACACCACCTACCTTAGAAATTCCAGAAGAG gCGGAAGAAGACATGGATAGAAGACCAAAACTTCGCAAATGGGATGGTGAAGATTATGATTCTGACCCTGATGAAGGTGAAAAAGCTAATTCCAAGTTCTCAAGTGTCACTGCCCATATGAG GGATATTGCAGATGACATGGAAGAAGAGAAGCCAGGAGTGCATTCATCGTCTTGTTGTTGA